One part of the Candidatus Abyssobacteria bacterium SURF_5 genome encodes these proteins:
- a CDS encoding type II secretion system protein GspD — MDAPCFSRCLLSRSRLFDSARAGSRMLILLIFFFAPPAMAQDDNPTAIMVRPQYANVRQLEPVIQSLLTSAGSLTVYDRTNSVVIRDIASNLRAIEDTVTRLDVKMPSLNLTLKYADPLIVAGNVQDILSSAGGVVLPDQRTHSLYIRAVQSDLDLVESLMPTWDKPLPQVLIEVDILDVSSAKLKELGVQWELRLGYDGGDHDAVINVNAGRETPTEPSSGSVSFGTPTITIPGVYDLAGNLVTPPQVIPGSDFSATIDALIEDSSTRTLSRPRIMVLDGHPARFEVATLEPYATTRYNESGNAASLEIEFLDIGIILETIPHINEDGLILMEIQPEISRLVREEFFETTIIPEEGGVITNRIRVPVKAQSRATTKVMVRDKQTIVIGGLKTREDFESTRKVPVLADIPILGIPFRNLNQAHDDRELVIFITPHISNGFTSAEARELLPERPMTEERE, encoded by the coding sequence ATGGATGCGCCTTGTTTTTCTCGTTGCTTGCTTTCTCGGTCCCGCCTATTCGACTCCGCGCGTGCAGGGAGTCGAATGCTGATTTTGCTCATTTTCTTTTTTGCGCCGCCTGCGATGGCGCAAGATGACAACCCGACCGCGATTATGGTGCGCCCGCAATATGCTAACGTCCGTCAACTTGAGCCGGTGATACAATCCCTGTTGACTTCAGCCGGCAGCCTTACGGTTTATGATCGGACGAACTCCGTGGTGATTCGCGATATCGCTTCGAATTTACGGGCCATTGAAGATACGGTGACACGGCTGGACGTCAAGATGCCTTCGCTCAATCTCACGTTGAAATATGCGGATCCGCTCATAGTTGCGGGCAATGTTCAGGATATTCTCAGTTCCGCAGGCGGAGTCGTTCTGCCCGATCAGCGGACGCACTCGCTCTACATAAGGGCAGTGCAATCCGATCTTGACCTGGTTGAGTCCCTTATGCCCACCTGGGACAAGCCGCTGCCGCAAGTCCTGATCGAGGTGGATATCCTGGATGTTTCCTCAGCAAAGCTGAAAGAACTCGGAGTTCAGTGGGAGCTGCGGCTGGGATATGACGGTGGAGATCATGATGCCGTTATAAATGTCAATGCAGGCAGGGAGACGCCGACTGAGCCATCGAGCGGAAGCGTTTCGTTCGGAACGCCGACGATAACAATACCAGGTGTTTATGATCTTGCCGGGAATCTCGTTACACCGCCGCAGGTGATTCCCGGCTCCGATTTCAGCGCTACGATCGATGCACTGATTGAAGACAGCTCGACCCGGACCCTCTCAAGGCCGCGCATCATGGTTCTTGATGGCCATCCCGCCCGCTTCGAGGTCGCGACACTCGAACCGTATGCGACAACCCGCTATAATGAGAGCGGGAACGCGGCCTCGCTTGAGATCGAATTCCTCGACATCGGCATCATTCTCGAGACGATCCCGCACATCAACGAGGATGGACTTATCCTGATGGAGATTCAGCCCGAGATCTCGCGACTGGTTCGAGAAGAATTCTTCGAGACCACTATTATCCCTGAAGAGGGAGGCGTCATCACCAATCGAATTCGCGTGCCGGTGAAGGCTCAAAGCCGCGCAACCACGAAGGTAATGGTGCGCGACAAGCAGACCATCGTTATCGGCGGCCTCAAGACTCGCGAGGATTTTGAATCAACGAGAAAAGTGCCGGTGCTGGCAGACATTCCGATCCTCGGGATTCCATTCCGCAACCTGAATCAGGCGCACGACGACCGCGAGTTGGTTATCTTCATTACGCCGCACATATCGAATGGATTTACATCGGCGGAAGCCCGTGAGCTTCTTCCGGAAAGGCCGATGACCGAAGAGCGCGAATAA
- a CDS encoding outer membrane lipoprotein carrier protein LolA — MRRSSDMPIAGMISRLRIIGAAQPSRLAKALFFIQMAFLVVVSSGNSDGGSPQQEFLEKFQTEREQVKSFSADFIQKKTLPLFGEEKTSTGKVLFKAPHQMIWKYKTPDKTQMRVTSEAVSFYFPSLEQIEVYRMNQGKGAAPFFFAFEATAEELAANFDISGPVDVEGLRRVELTPKSEPLAAEVKSVTLWLDQSDYLPRKLLISEITGDTTEITFDNIRINRPLADEDLQLDAPEGTEVIEENAGI, encoded by the coding sequence ATGAGAAGGAGCAGTGATATGCCAATTGCCGGAATGATCTCGCGACTGAGAATTATCGGCGCCGCGCAGCCGAGCCGCCTGGCGAAGGCTCTCTTTTTCATCCAGATGGCATTCCTGGTGGTTGTTTCAAGCGGTAATTCGGACGGCGGCTCACCTCAGCAGGAGTTCCTCGAGAAATTCCAGACGGAGCGGGAACAGGTAAAAAGCTTTTCCGCCGATTTCATTCAAAAGAAGACGCTGCCTCTCTTTGGCGAAGAGAAAACATCGACCGGAAAGGTTTTATTTAAAGCTCCGCACCAGATGATCTGGAAATATAAAACGCCGGACAAGACGCAGATGCGGGTGACAAGCGAAGCCGTTTCTTTCTATTTCCCTTCGCTCGAACAAATTGAGGTCTACCGCATGAACCAGGGCAAAGGGGCCGCTCCGTTTTTCTTCGCCTTCGAGGCTACGGCCGAGGAACTCGCTGCGAATTTCGACATTTCCGGCCCGGTCGATGTCGAGGGACTGCGGCGGGTTGAGTTGACTCCGAAGAGCGAACCGCTTGCGGCCGAGGTGAAAAGCGTAACGTTGTGGCTGGACCAGTCCGACTATCTGCCGCGCAAATTGTTGATCAGTGAAATCACCGGCGACACGACCGAGATAACCTTCGACAATATCCGCATAAATCGGCCGCTCGCTGATGAGGACTTACAGCTTGACGCTCCCGAAGGCACGGAAGTCATTGAGGAAAATGCCGGCATCTGA
- a CDS encoding Stp1/IreP family PP2C-type Ser/Thr phosphatase — protein sequence MKASVVAQSDVGLKRSDNEDSYLIDETSLLFVVADGMGGHAAGNLASRVAVESICDFYRRYSASSADLLPYGSNPDLSDHANKITNAISVANDQIRKIATQSEQLAGMGTTVVCALLNGRVVTIGNVGDSRAYLFRPSGYRQISEDHSWVNEQLRQNLITAEDARAHPWRNVITRALGSREFVEVDIFEERVRGGDQILLCSDGLSGMVDDITMFEIITDSASSQEEKAERLIVEAKKAGGSDNITLVLIRFMEE from the coding sequence GTGAAGGCGAGCGTTGTGGCGCAAAGCGATGTTGGGCTCAAACGCAGTGACAATGAAGATTCATACCTCATAGATGAAACGAGTCTCCTGTTCGTTGTCGCCGACGGCATGGGCGGGCACGCTGCCGGGAACCTTGCAAGCAGAGTCGCGGTTGAAAGCATCTGTGATTTTTATCGCCGGTATTCCGCTTCATCCGCCGATCTGCTCCCTTACGGATCCAACCCGGACCTCTCGGACCATGCGAACAAGATCACGAATGCTATCAGTGTGGCCAATGACCAAATCAGAAAAATCGCAACGCAAAGCGAACAACTGGCGGGGATGGGAACCACGGTCGTCTGCGCTCTTCTGAACGGCAGGGTCGTCACCATTGGCAACGTTGGCGACAGCCGGGCCTACTTGTTCCGTCCGAGCGGATACCGGCAGATCAGCGAGGATCACTCATGGGTCAATGAACAGCTACGCCAAAACCTGATTACTGCGGAGGACGCGCGCGCGCATCCATGGCGCAACGTGATCACGCGGGCGCTAGGCTCCCGGGAATTTGTGGAAGTGGATATTTTCGAAGAACGCGTTCGCGGCGGAGATCAGATCCTCCTCTGTTCCGACGGTCTGTCAGGCATGGTTGACGATATCACCATGTTCGAGATCATCACCGACAGCGCATCGAGCCAGGAAGAGAAAGCAGAACGGCTGATCGTGGAGGCCAAGAAGGCTGGAGGGTCCGATAACATCACACTCGTCCTTATCAGGTTCATGGAGGAATAG
- the icd gene encoding isocitrate dehydrogenase (NADP(+)) yields the protein MSRPLGDKISIADGELTVPDQPVIPFIEGDGIGPDIWTAARRVLDAAVELAYGRAKRIQWFEIFAGEKAFHQYGEYLPDDTLTAIRDCSVAIKGPLTTPIGGGFRSLNVTLRQELDLYACIRPVRHFPGVPSPMLHPEKVDIVIFRENTEDVYAGIEWPAFSPGAKQMMDFLKQTFDISLRSDSGIGIKPMSATGSKRLVRRAIQYAIDERLPSVTLVHKGNILKYTEGAFRDWGYAVAQQEFEDDTIAEREVDAQVGAGKIIIKDRIADAMFQQLLLRPEDYSVLAMPNLNGDYFSDAAAAQVGGLGMAPGANIGDEAAVFEATHGSAPRYAGQDKVNPSSLILSGVMMLRHIGWRAAADLIVKGIEKSIVAGTVTYDLARQMQGAKLVKCSEFANEIVRHMKLMFPENRHAHS from the coding sequence ATGTCACGGCCGCTCGGTGATAAGATCTCCATAGCCGATGGAGAGTTGACTGTTCCCGATCAGCCGGTCATACCCTTCATCGAAGGAGACGGCATCGGTCCCGACATCTGGACCGCCGCAAGAAGAGTCCTTGATGCCGCAGTGGAGCTGGCGTACGGGCGGGCTAAGAGGATTCAGTGGTTTGAGATATTCGCGGGCGAAAAAGCATTTCACCAATATGGCGAGTACCTGCCGGACGATACCCTTACCGCTATCCGCGATTGCAGCGTAGCGATCAAGGGGCCGCTGACGACTCCCATTGGCGGCGGATTCAGGTCGCTGAACGTGACGCTGCGCCAGGAACTGGATTTGTACGCCTGTATCAGGCCCGTCCGCCATTTCCCCGGCGTCCCAAGTCCGATGTTGCATCCGGAGAAAGTTGATATCGTTATTTTTCGGGAAAATACGGAAGACGTCTATGCCGGCATCGAGTGGCCCGCCTTTTCGCCCGGCGCCAAGCAAATGATGGATTTTCTGAAGCAAACGTTCGACATTTCGCTGCGCTCTGATTCCGGCATCGGAATCAAGCCAATGAGCGCCACCGGCTCGAAGCGGCTCGTGCGGCGGGCGATCCAGTACGCAATCGACGAGCGGCTCCCAAGCGTGACTCTTGTTCACAAGGGCAACATCCTGAAATACACGGAAGGCGCTTTTCGGGATTGGGGATATGCGGTCGCACAGCAGGAGTTTGAAGATGATACGATCGCCGAGCGAGAAGTGGACGCCCAGGTGGGAGCCGGAAAAATTATCATTAAAGACCGCATTGCGGACGCGATGTTTCAGCAGCTTCTCTTACGGCCTGAAGACTATTCCGTTCTGGCGATGCCGAATCTGAATGGGGATTATTTTTCCGATGCCGCCGCAGCCCAGGTAGGCGGGCTGGGGATGGCGCCCGGCGCCAATATCGGCGATGAGGCCGCGGTCTTCGAGGCAACCCATGGCTCAGCGCCCCGCTATGCCGGGCAGGACAAGGTGAACCCGAGTTCGCTTATCCTGTCGGGCGTAATGATGCTGCGGCATATCGGCTGGCGTGCAGCGGCCGATCTGATTGTGAAAGGTATCGAAAAGAGTATTGTTGCCGGCACGGTTACCTATGATCTGGCGCGGCAGATGCAGGGCGCCAAACTGGTGAAATGCTCCGAGTTTGCTAACGAGATCGTGAGACATATGAAATTGATGTTTCCTGAGAATCGGCATGCTCATTCTTGA
- the maf gene encoding septum formation protein Maf yields MKNTGVHPPIILASASPRRLELLQLLNIIFEVVPSAVEEAEHEGESPGDLVERNALAKALDVARRRASGLIIGADTLVWLNDRAFGKPADIEDARRMLRVLAGKTHQVYSGLAVVRIEDNKRLTAHEVTDVTFRPLSEEQITRYLGMIDPLDKAGAYAIQGAGGIIVEKLCGCYYNVVGLPLNLLDTMLAPFGVRLL; encoded by the coding sequence ATGAAAAATACCGGCGTGCACCCTCCCATCATCCTTGCTTCCGCTTCACCCAGGCGTCTTGAACTGCTCCAATTGCTGAATATAATTTTTGAGGTCGTTCCCAGTGCCGTCGAAGAGGCCGAGCACGAAGGAGAATCGCCGGGTGATTTGGTGGAGCGTAACGCGTTGGCGAAAGCCCTCGATGTGGCCCGGCGGCGGGCCTCAGGATTGATTATCGGAGCCGACACTCTGGTTTGGCTGAACGACCGCGCTTTCGGGAAGCCGGCGGATATTGAAGATGCGCGGCGGATGCTGCGCGTGCTCGCTGGAAAGACGCATCAAGTTTACAGCGGCCTGGCTGTCGTGCGCATCGAAGATAACAAGCGCCTGACGGCGCACGAGGTGACAGACGTGACTTTTCGCCCGCTTTCGGAGGAGCAGATTACGCGGTACCTTGGGATGATCGATCCGCTCGATAAAGCCGGCGCGTATGCCATTCAGGGAGCGGGCGGCATAATCGTTGAAAAATTGTGCGGCTGTTACTATAATGTTGTGGGTCTTCCACTGAATCTCCTCGACACGATGCTCGCCCCGTTCGGCGTGCGGCTCCTATAG
- a CDS encoding pyrroline-5-carboxylate reductase, giving the protein MTAAKLGIIGAGNMGSAIIRGVLRAGIFAPNEIGACDVIQEKAQTLSQELHITAFATVAQLMAATDSVILAVKPQTMKECLAEVYDSLKPADLIISIAAGISTAFIEERLPKGTRVIRAMPNTPALVGAGATALCAGSNAGDSDLAVAERIFAGIGKVYRFPENLMNAVTAISGSGPAYVFYFIESLLEAGLKEGLPKEAAVDLVAQTLYGASKLLLESGEEASVLRAKVTSPGGTTEAALETMDKRGFKETIAAAIESAVNRGRELGG; this is encoded by the coding sequence ATGACCGCCGCCAAACTCGGGATCATCGGCGCAGGCAATATGGGAAGCGCCATTATCCGGGGAGTCCTGCGGGCAGGCATCTTCGCTCCGAATGAAATCGGCGCCTGTGACGTCATCCAGGAGAAGGCGCAAACGCTTTCGCAGGAACTTCATATAACAGCGTTTGCCACGGTGGCCCAGCTTATGGCGGCCACAGATTCCGTCATTTTAGCCGTTAAACCGCAAACGATGAAAGAGTGTCTGGCCGAGGTGTACGATTCGCTCAAGCCTGCTGATTTGATAATCTCTATCGCCGCCGGCATATCGACCGCGTTTATCGAGGAGCGACTGCCGAAGGGCACGCGGGTGATTCGGGCAATGCCGAATACGCCGGCGCTTGTCGGAGCGGGCGCAACGGCTTTATGCGCCGGATCAAATGCGGGGGACAGTGATTTGGCGGTAGCCGAGAGAATTTTTGCCGGGATCGGGAAAGTATATCGGTTTCCGGAAAATCTGATGAATGCGGTGACCGCTATCAGTGGGAGCGGACCCGCTTATGTTTTTTATTTCATCGAATCTTTATTGGAAGCCGGCTTGAAGGAGGGCCTGCCCAAAGAAGCAGCCGTCGATCTGGTTGCTCAAACGCTCTATGGCGCGTCAAAGCTCTTGTTGGAATCCGGAGAGGAGGCATCGGTATTGAGGGCGAAAGTGACTTCTCCGGGCGGAACCACAGAGGCTGCTTTGGAGACAATGGACAAGCGTGGTTTCAAAGAAACAATCGCTGCCGCGATCGAGAGTGCGGTCAACCGAGGACGGGAGTTGGGGGGGTGA
- a CDS encoding DivIVA domain-containing protein translates to MLWRQWTSVVSKKQSLPRSRVRSTEDGSWGGEKNLNQNITPNEILQKKFTQTLKGLKPEEVYDFLKFLAGEFEELLRRNMLMEEKVRQLEEAIEEYRHMENTLKNTLIASQKIGQEIKEEAERKSNLLIRESELDAARIIQKAKQRKEQLEEETYQLLNQHKRFRAEFMALLETHRKMVHTQDSRVLLDYELKGSQDSTPSAEPEIEHGDGDDDKSEVGEEEMKDLEILFPDEKEQ, encoded by the coding sequence CTGCTTTGGAGACAATGGACAAGCGTGGTTTCAAAGAAACAATCGCTGCCGCGATCGAGAGTGCGGTCAACCGAGGACGGGAGTTGGGGGGGTGAAAAGAACTTGAATCAAAACATCACGCCCAACGAAATACTACAGAAAAAATTCACGCAGACGCTGAAAGGGCTCAAACCGGAGGAAGTATACGATTTTCTCAAGTTCCTGGCCGGCGAGTTTGAAGAATTACTCCGCCGAAACATGCTGATGGAGGAGAAGGTCAGGCAACTGGAGGAGGCGATTGAGGAATACCGCCACATGGAGAATACGCTGAAAAACACGCTCATTGCCTCGCAGAAAATCGGACAGGAGATCAAGGAAGAAGCCGAACGCAAAAGCAACCTGCTGATTCGCGAATCGGAACTGGACGCCGCGCGCATTATTCAGAAGGCGAAACAGCGGAAGGAACAACTGGAGGAAGAGACGTACCAGCTTCTGAACCAGCACAAGCGCTTCCGCGCTGAATTCATGGCGCTGCTGGAGACCCATCGGAAAATGGTTCACACACAGGATTCGAGGGTCCTGCTGGATTACGAACTGAAGGGGTCGCAGGACTCCACGCCGTCTGCGGAGCCGGAAATTGAACATGGCGATGGCGACGACGACAAATCCGAGGTCGGCGAGGAGGAAATGAAGGACCTCGAGATCCTCTTCCCCGATGAGAAGGAGCAGTGA
- the glpK gene encoding glycerol kinase, which yields MERYILALDQGTTSSRAIVFNLSGVPIASASKEFRQIFPQPGYVEHDPEEIWTSQLEVAGQALEKAGLEPSAIAAIGITNQRETTVVWNRKTGKPVSNAIVWQCRRSAAICDDMKARGLEKTVREKTGLVIDAYFSGTKIKWILEHVANARENANRGNLAFGTIDSWLIYKLTGGRIHVTDYTNASRTMLFNINTLRWDDELLEELSVPASMLPEVVPSSMIYGKTNPSVFFGEAIPISGIAGDQQAALFGQACFQPGLAKNTYGTGCFVLMNVGAKPVASKCGLITTIAWGINGAVEYALEGSIFIAGAAIQWLRDGLGIISTASESESLALTVSDNGGVYFVPAFVGLGAPYWDMYARGTIVGLTRGSTSGHLARATLESLAYLTRDVIECMEADSGRKLHSLKVDGGAIRNNLLMQFQSDILGVPVSRPEVSETTALGAAYLAGLAVQYWDNLSEISANWREQTRFTPAMNASERARLYGRWKRAVECSRGWAKE from the coding sequence ATGGAACGATATATTCTTGCGTTAGACCAGGGGACCACCAGTTCGCGGGCAATCGTTTTCAACCTTTCCGGTGTTCCCATAGCTTCCGCCTCAAAGGAGTTCCGGCAGATTTTCCCGCAGCCCGGTTACGTTGAGCACGATCCCGAGGAAATCTGGACCAGCCAACTGGAGGTGGCCGGACAGGCCCTCGAGAAGGCAGGGCTCGAGCCGTCCGCGATTGCGGCCATTGGTATTACCAATCAGCGCGAGACGACGGTCGTGTGGAACCGGAAAACGGGCAAGCCGGTCTCGAATGCAATCGTGTGGCAGTGCCGCCGAAGCGCGGCCATCTGCGATGATATGAAAGCGCGCGGTCTGGAAAAGACGGTGCGCGAGAAGACGGGACTGGTGATCGACGCCTATTTTTCGGGAACCAAGATCAAATGGATTCTTGAACATGTGGCCAATGCGCGTGAAAACGCGAATCGCGGCAATCTCGCTTTTGGAACCATCGATTCCTGGTTGATTTATAAACTGACGGGCGGGCGTATTCACGTAACCGACTATACCAATGCGTCGCGCACGATGCTGTTCAACATCAATACGCTTCGCTGGGACGACGAATTATTGGAGGAGCTTTCGGTTCCGGCGAGCATGCTGCCGGAAGTCGTTCCTTCGAGCATGATCTACGGCAAAACAAACCCCTCGGTATTCTTTGGAGAGGCGATTCCCATTTCCGGTATCGCCGGAGATCAACAGGCGGCGTTGTTCGGACAGGCATGCTTCCAGCCCGGCCTCGCAAAGAATACGTACGGGACCGGCTGTTTCGTTCTGATGAATGTCGGCGCAAAGCCGGTCGCGTCCAAATGCGGTTTGATCACGACGATAGCGTGGGGGATCAATGGAGCAGTCGAGTATGCATTGGAGGGAAGCATCTTCATAGCGGGAGCGGCGATTCAGTGGCTGCGGGATGGCCTGGGCATCATCTCCACCGCCTCCGAGAGCGAGTCGCTGGCTCTCACGGTGTCCGACAATGGGGGCGTATATTTTGTTCCCGCATTCGTAGGTCTGGGCGCGCCATATTGGGACATGTACGCCCGAGGCACAATTGTCGGTCTCACCCGCGGATCAACAAGCGGTCACCTGGCGCGCGCGACGCTGGAATCCCTGGCGTACTTGACCCGCGATGTTATCGAGTGTATGGAAGCCGATTCCGGCCGTAAGCTTCATAGCCTGAAAGTTGACGGCGGCGCCATTCGCAATAACCTGCTGATGCAATTCCAGAGCGATATCCTCGGGGTACCGGTCAGCCGTCCCGAAGTAAGCGAGACCACCGCCCTCGGCGCGGCCTATCTTGCCGGTCTGGCCGTTCAGTATTGGGACAACCTTTCAGAGATCTCCGCCAACTGGCGCGAGCAAACCAGATTTACTCCCGCAATGAATGCAAGCGAGCGAGCGCGGCTGTATGGGCGATGGAAGCGAGCGGTGGAGTGCTCAAGAGGATGGGCAAAAGAGTAG
- a CDS encoding Trm112 family protein — MIDPKLLEILACPKCKGDIRLNEKGDGLICDACKLMYPIKDDIPIMLIDEAIKLEE, encoded by the coding sequence ATGATAGACCCGAAGCTCCTGGAGATCCTCGCCTGCCCCAAATGCAAGGGTGATATCCGATTGAACGAAAAAGGGGACGGCCTGATCTGCGACGCCTGCAAGCTCATGTACCCCATTAAGGACGACATCCCCATTATGCTGATTGATGAAGCAATCAAGCTTGAGGAATAG
- a CDS encoding GIY-YIG nuclease family protein, whose amino-acid sequence MRTYSLTLPKARKSLRKMPASEVDAGYYLLCLKLPASISLRVGSLKQLHLKEGSYVYCGSARGRLSRRIARHLKKGKTVRWHIDYLTTRKDVVIEGVRAFPLEMTTECGLNRQVQQLPGAEAIARFGCSDCSCTSHLTFFRRSPLSAIRRL is encoded by the coding sequence ATGAGGACTTACAGCTTGACGCTCCCGAAGGCACGGAAGTCATTGAGGAAAATGCCGGCATCTGAAGTCGATGCCGGATATTATCTGCTCTGTCTGAAGCTGCCAGCGTCCATTTCGCTTCGTGTCGGCTCCCTCAAACAATTGCATTTGAAGGAAGGCAGCTATGTCTATTGCGGGAGCGCAAGAGGCAGACTTTCCCGAAGGATTGCGCGACACTTGAAAAAAGGGAAAACCGTGCGCTGGCATATCGACTATCTCACGACGCGAAAAGATGTCGTGATCGAAGGAGTGCGGGCGTTCCCTTTGGAAATGACGACCGAATGCGGCCTAAATCGGCAGGTCCAGCAACTGCCGGGCGCTGAAGCGATTGCGCGCTTCGGCTGCTCCGATTGCTCGTGCACATCCCACCTAACCTTCTTTCGGCGCTCACCCCTCAGCGCGATTCGCCGCTTATGA